Part of the Leptodactylus fuscus isolate aLepFus1 chromosome 6, aLepFus1.hap2, whole genome shotgun sequence genome, ggactcctaaacccaggaTGAGCAGCGGTCTACATGTATATAATTAAGATACATTACACCTCCTCTTAAAAAAGTATATATCAGCTGCCCAGTCCCCCTGTTATATAACATGCTGCTTGCAAATAGGACTGCCAGGACACGTCCCTTTAAGAGAACCTCTATTCTGCTGACAACTGATACACTGAAGATCCTGCAATACTGCAAGTTACCGACACAGGCAAACAGCTAAAGGGGGATTCTAACAATAGGATAGAAATAATGGTACAATTCTTATGTCAATATCTATATCGGTACAGCTAATAAATAGAAATCTATCACTTACCATGGTTTCGCATGTGGTCTCGCAGCAGGCGCTCTGTTGCAAATCTCTTGGAGCAATGTGTGCACTGGAACCTATGTTCTGTGGGGAAGGAAGCATACAGGACACAAATGATCTATCTATAATAGAAGTGAATGCCAGGGAGAGTACAAAAGAGGAATGGGATGGGAAGATTCCTTTAAAAGGGCCGTCCAGttctttgatattgatgacctgcttGCTATCGGTATCAGACTGGTAGGAGTCTGACACCTGACACTACCACAGATCAGCGCTAGaactacacagtggacagagccagaAGTAAACGGTTCTGTCTGTTGTGTAGTGGCCATttagtggtactgcagctcaactctcACTGATgtgaatggaagctgagctgcagtaactctgAATTAACGGAGCCATTTCTTTCCATCTTTGTCATTGGtgggaataggtcatcaatatcaataaactggacaacccctttaatttccaagATACCAACTTATAACATGGCAATACTGTACGGATTATTTCTAGCAGGATTTAGGAGCGCACGTAAAACATCAGACTTACGATCGAGAGATGTTTGTCGTCTGAGGTGATCGTAGAATTTTGTATTGTTGGAAAACATGCCGCCGCAGTTTGGACAGGACACCACTTTCTCCTGTGTGTGACTTCGCAGGTGCTCGCGTAGCTTACATCGACTCTTACAAGAACAGTCACAGTCTGGGGAGGGAGAGGAAAAACGTGACCAGGACCAGATATAGTGACGTACGAATCACAAACAAGGGTCACTAGGGGACATTTTCTCCTCACCTTTCCAGCCGCACATCAGTACCCGGTTCTCTTTACCAGCTACTTCATATTCTGTGCTCAGACCGTGAGAGTCCACATGGCGGTAGTACCACTCAGCATTGTCGAATGAGCTCTGTTGTGGAGGGGAGAAAGGGTTAAATCGGCAGCTTCAAAACTAGGATAGAATTCACTGACACTTGTCAAAAACAGAACAAGCTCCCACATGGTCGATGTTACATGACAAGTAACATAGTGCATTGAAAACCATGATataagatgagcgaacactattcggaacagccgtttcgaatagcacgctcccatagaaatgaatggacatagcggcacgcagactttgccggcggccggccacttaacccccccgcgtgccggccgcttccattcatttctatgggagcgtgctattcagaacagctgttccgaatagtgttcgctcatctctaagacgTAAACCTGATCAGCCACAGCATTAAAACCACTAGCCTAATATCATATGGTTCCTTTATGCCACAAGAACAACTGTGGCCCTTCAAGGTGTGGCCTCGACAAGCCCTCTGACGGTGTCCTGACAATTGTATAAGAAGTTGGCAGCAGATCCTTGGCAATTGTATAAGTTCTGAGGTGGGGCCTACATGGGTCAGGCTGTTCTTCCAGAACATTCCAGAGACGCTCCATCATGGGGTAAGAATCTGGAGGCCAAGTCAACACCTTGAACTCCTTGTCATGTTCCTCATCCTTTCCTGAACCACTAACACGAAGCCCCCACGGGGTACTTGGTCTGTACAATGTTTAGGTAGGTGGTACATGTCAAAGCAACATCCTAAAGTTTCCAGGCAGAAGATGGCCCACACTGCCTCTGATGATTCCTTcttcccatagtgtctcctggtGCCATCTCCTCCTCACCCACATGGGTGTCCATGTGTGTAAAAGAAGTGAATTATCACACCGGGTCACTTCTTACACTGTGGGATGGTTCAGTTCTGACAAGCTGCAGACAAGGGTCACCAGGGTCTGTGACTACATGGCTCCATATACAGGAAGCTGTGATGCCCAGAGTATACGGACAACCCTTTTATAATAACCACAGGAGTTCTACTGCGGGAtcacacacagtccagtcatattaatgtgaccagcgcctacttttgacatcaacgttaaataaccagttgcagaaggccacgtgtcatcagccatctgggtgcactcatcattgtggaaggcacgatggatcagcacaagtatgcatctatccttgcggaccatgttcacccctacatgtgaattgtttttcctcagaatgatggcatctaccagcaggacaatgcgacgtgtcttaaagctcacagtgtacgtgtggggttcaaggagcaccaggatgagtttaccgtactcccttggccagcaaattccccggacttgaacccaattgagaatctgtgggaccacctcgatcgggttgttcgcgccatggatgctcaaccgcgtaacctagcgcagctggccacggcactggagtcggcatggctcaacatcccagtgacatcaccacaacatcccctctcttcctgcgcgtctctcagcggtccgctctgccaaagggggttattctggattctgtcaggtggtcacattaatgacaGTGACTGGACTTTGTACTAAATGGGCAAGCCATGATCCTGCCACCAGTTATTTTCCCTTGCATCAATTTTGGTAGGTACCAACCACTGCATATCAGGAAGACACCACAAGATATGCCATTTACAAGATGTTCTGCCCCAGTTACCAGTCTGACCCTCAGATTCTTATGTTTCTACATTTCTCCAGCTTCCATGATTAGATCATTCACTTGCTGTCGTATACTGTATATCCCACCCCCTATGGTCACCAGATAACGTTATTGATGTCACCTGGTTTTAGTGTTATGGCTGATCTATGTTACCGACCCTGGAAATATGTAAATAAAGAGATAAGACATGTAGTCAGTGATGGTCCAGAAGTTAGTGATGATGGACTGCCAAGGTAGCCATGGTTGTAGGGCCACACATTAGTAGTCCGGGGTCCTCACCTCACACTGGTCCCACATACATATAAAGCTCTCCTGCAGTTCAGGAATGATGTTTCGGCTCTGGGTGTCCAGCTGACAGGGGATAAGATCTGGCTGACTCTGTAACGCCTGCAGTCCCAGTTGCTTCAGCTTCGTGTGGTAACAGTGGAAATAAACATGGCGGAACAGTTCTACTTGGCTCTCTAGCGTAAAAAAACCACAGGCCTGCCACAGGCAACAAAACTCATCTGTGAGAGAAGGGAGAGAACAGAGTTGCAGTTTAGGCATGTGCGACCCATTGATTTttacattgcagattttttttttgttcagattCAAAATCCATGGTGGAAAACCGCTGATGGATCAGTGCCAggctcaggtgtcagaccctgaccTATCAGAGATCAGCAATAtgcaaatccctttaagagtcttTTCACTCTGTGCTTTGCAGCGTCCATAAGGTCTGGAGGTATCtgtcacccttaaagggattctaccattaaaacccttttttttctccctaacacgtcggaatagccttaagaaaggctattcttcttctaccttttcgACGTCTTCTCCACCCCTCCGTTCacttaaaatcccgttttccgccggtatgcaaaggagttctctcgcagcactgggggcggtccccaatgctcaaacagagagaactctccagtgccgcctccatcttcttcaggaacggggtcttcaccgcatcttcttccagggactggcttcaaacttctaggcctagggcaaagccgactgcgcatgccctctggccacaagaaaatggccgcttacgcagtattgtaagcggccattatatatctatgtgttcAGAAGCTGAATGATACAAGAGACATGGCTGCCATATCATTCCTTACCTACGTTGCAACCAGTTTTTCATAACCCCGGCATGGTATGGGACAACCCAAGGATTTATATTAtgctttctttcagaaacagcgccacatctgtccagAGGTTGTGTCtgttattgcagctcaactcTACTGAAGGGGATACAAATGAGCTGCACTGCCAGACATAACCTGCTGaccagtgtggcgctgtttttggaacccAATAGCCATGTCTTCTAATGTTTTAGCTGAAGATTATTTTATTTAAGGGGGAAATGATATGAAAAAGGATTTAGGACTATGGATGTAGTGGCATTGTACAGGGAGAGCTCACCCTCACAGTCCATGCTCTCCTCTCCGGGCCCCAGGTGTCGGGCCCCCAGATGATCAGATACATGAGCGCAGAATTCTTCCATCTTAGAAGCCACATAGGTGCAGGAGCCCCATTCACACTGCAGCAGGACGTTTACACTGCGCTTTACCCCTCTGCCTGTCATCCCACTGTCTGCCATTAGTCAGTACAGGCCCCCGACAAATCCGTACACTGCACGACTACGGACCAATCTCGTCCCCCCTCCACCGATCTCATAACAACACTATAGGCAATGAGACAGTCGCTTTTTACATAAGTTTGTCCAATCACGGTACCCGTCATGAGAGTACGGCACGTGACACAACAGCGGCCCCAGCCAATCAGGGAGCGCTTCACAACCATAACACGGAAGCATCGCGACTTCTCCAAGGAAGCGGTGCGTCAACCATAAACATTCCCTTTGGAAACATGAAGCGCGGACAAAGGTTCCGTCAGAAATGGCGACAATGCCAGAATAGATTAGAAGGGGAAGTAGAATACGATCGTTAATAGAATATTCTCTCCAATATATAGGAATAGGTGCAGCACCAGTTTAGGGATTGGTTCACACTGGCACTGGTATTGCAAGTTTTCTATTTTATCATAGCAGCAAAGCAAGGGAACTAGAAACAGTGCAGATACAAAGGAGTCCATCAGGTATTATGTGACAAGCTAGCACAGTGAGCTGTAGTCAGCACTGGAGTCACatccaaaatgtaaataaaaatagaCTTGGTCACGTTCCTTTTGTAAAAGCCTCGCCCCTTTATTGTGTAAAACACCCCCTTTTGTGACATGGCCATGAAAGGTGCTGCAATATGACGGATACAAAGTGTCCAGATAACAGATATTATTACCAAGAGTCCGGTGTATGCAGGAGCACTGCGCCAGGCCTCAGGGCGCGGAGATCACCCCATTTTTGTGGGAGCTTCCCGGAGTTTCTGGGAGAGTTGGGAAGTCTCTCTCCTGTACTAGATCCTAGGGGGTTTGCTTCCTCTTACAATTTAATGTCCTTCTTAATTTCCCCTTATTTAatgtccccacccccttcatctgccaccagtttaatggcctccttcatctgccaccagcttaatacctcccttcatcttccaccagtTTAATAACCCCCGATTCATccgccaccaatttaatgttccccctccatcttcccccaatttcatatccccttcatctgccccaagtttaatgctccccctccatcactgcaaacagtttcatgtccccctatatctgccctcagtttcatgtcccccctatatctgccctcagtttcatgtcccccctatatctgccctcagtttcatgtcccccctatatctgccctcagtttcatgtcccccccttcatcagcctccagtttaatgtgccccctttCATTTGCCCCTCATTTAATATTCCCCCTCAATTTGcgcccaaagtttaacataaaaaacactgatactcacatctccctgctctcctgtcgctctgtctgcagtctcctCCCAGAGTGTtctgggagctgtaggcgcgatgtgaatgACGCCATTACATCGGGCCTACAGCTCCCGAGGCCAGAGTGCACAGAGGAGAGGGAGATGTCCAGAGGTATAGCTCCTGCTTCATTAATCATTGaagtcaactcatctgtgtcctccagacgcagatgagttgaatttgGGACATATCTCCTGCCGACCGGAACTGCGGGACACGACCCACAATCTGGGACTGTCGCACAGAATCTGGGACGGGTGGGAGTTTTTGCTTCAATGTTACATTGTTGGATAAGGGTACTGGAGTGGTGAAAACCTGTGTCAAGGAGGCCATTAGTTGTGAAGAGTCTCCTTTGGGGTTTCACCTTAGCAGTATGTTGAGGGTATGTCATTGTTGCCATCCACCAAGGAGCGTGTCGTGCGCAGTGACAAAAAAGATAAAACTTCAGATGATGATAGAAAGTGTACTATGCCTCGTTCTTTAAATAATTGGCTTCAAGCCTTTGGAATTTCTCTGCTGTTTTAGGGGTAACATGTAGCGTAATCTAACACCACTATTATATACTGATGCCCCCTAGCAAACTTTACAATaggacctaccaagtccatggccTCTCTTTCAAATGGTACTTCTATAATGGTTAGGGGTAACAAAGGACTCTTGAAGGAGCGCTTAGTTGACACTCTGGGCAGGAGTTACACTACTTTTGGATATGCTTAGCAATTCCTGGCCAATAGAAACGCTGTAGAATGTGTTCTTTGGTCTATTCGTACCCCAGGTGTCCTCCTAACACGTGCTTATGTGCCACCAATTGGCACCACCAATTGCTCAATAATTTCTCCCCCTATTTGGATAACCCTATACCCCCTATAGGGGAACTCCTTATCAGCCCCTATATATTGGGGTTCACCGTTTACCACCTTTACGTTTCCTCTGGCATGAGCCAGATTAGGATCTCTCATTTGAGCAGTCCCAAAATTGTCACGGGACACCTTGAGCTCCGGCATCTCAGAAACCCCCTCCTGACCTTCAGCATTATCAGCTAACACAGACAGGGGAAAATTATTACTACCTTGGGTCAACCCTACAGCTCGTGTTTCCCTGCCAGGATCAAAGGGTTCAGGGTTAACCTTAGGCATGATATCATCTACATTCACGTTTTTAGGACATGTTAAACGCTGCTTTTTCCACATATCCCAAAATAGAGGAAAATCTCTCCTTATGATCACATTATAGAACAGGGACATAACCATGTTCACTTTTTGGGAGGAAGGCGATGCCAAAGGTAGTTATTATAGTGATCCTCTGCAATAGGATACTCTCTGGTTTCACCATGTATGCACAACACCCCAATAGTTTGTCCATTGTACAGTGTAGCATCGACCAGATCATGGTGCAACAGGGTTACTAGGctcccagagtccaggagagACCATTCACAGTCACAGTACACATGTGAGGTTCCATCGCAGTTTCTGCCAAACAAGCGGGTTGAGCAAACAGGAACATCTGCCTGAAACTACTGCAGTCCATGGGATCAGGGAACAGTATGCAGTTCCATGTTCATGACATCGCCAACACCTGAGGCGATATGGGTCTCCATTTTGAGACCTGGGCTTAACACTTTCTGACccagctgcctgttcccctcctgAGCGTCCTCCCTCACAACCTTTCTGACCCCCACAGTAGTAGGTGCAGTCTTACCTGCTTTGGGATTAGTAGATCCAGGAGACGCCTGCAGTGGCTCGGTACTGTTCCACCAAACACACCAACTGGTCCACCTTTATATGTCCCGCTAGACCAACCCAGCGCTGAACCTAGGTCTTTCTTACACCAGTACTCTCCATTGCCATCCTCTGGTCAACCAAAGGCTGGCTGAGTAGTGTCAGCTTCTCCATAAGCCGCAAGTTCATCTCCTGCTGCTGGGCTTGCTGCTGTCACCTCTCAGCTTCCATCAGGGCCTTTTGCTGCTGTGACAATATTTGCTGCTGCTGTAGGACGACCTGCGCAAACTGTTttacaaagtcctccatgctggtgGACTCCTTTTTAACCTCTCCTGaagctttcacccaggacataggagagggaaaaaaaataggtGTGTATCTCTTTAAGACTGTGTAACTTGGGTTTGCCTGCATCCTCTACCATATGTGGGAAAGGTAActgggtagcagcagtggtgctgactcaaccagtcaaagacagggacgcaaaatatgcaagaaacaggtttatttagaaaaaaaaaatcaggaaaataaataaaccttgacttcaggcacaaaatgaacaaaataaaatacagccttaacttcaggcaacataataagaaacaaaatcctgctcgtctgagcaactaactatacAGTGATAAtaagctaactatacgtgtggcttactaacagccacatgaacaaacaaataAGCAAAATACAGTCTCACCGGTCTCAGaatatcaggacagacccagacgcttcCTCACACATCCTGGGTGTGTCCTGAAGTGCAAGCTCTTCAgtctatgggccagtaatgagcctgtgACCcccacctgggctgaggcctactccagacctgccctggaccacacataggtcagaaacctggggctgatatagcaggactccagcactctgcctgtcatcttctcacaataCTGTGAAGCTTGAagctttttctccttttcttCACCAGGAGGTTCAGTTTGAAATAGCTGTGGGAAAAATTCTTCATtctttagattattttttttttgtttattagtTGTGCTGGTGCCACGAATTGTTCTTTATTGTTAAATAAGTTCTTTGAAATATGTGAATTATTTGGTATTCCCGTGGCTCAAGACAGAACAGTTCATATCCTTGTCGTGTTGTAGAGTTTCTAGTCATGGTCACTGATTCGGAACGTATGGAGTTTAGATTGTCTAGAAAAAAAGATTGAGAAAATGAAATGTCTGCTAATCACAATGTTACCCAAACTTAAGACCACTTTGAAAGAAATCCAATCCCTGCTGGGCATGCTTAATGTTGCATGTAGAATTATCCCTATGGGAAGCGTTTTTTCAAAACAGCTTTATTTAGCAACCAGGGGTATGAAATCCCCTAGGCCGCATATTAGATTTACAAGGCGCTTGAAGGAAGATTTATGTATAGGGTTAGAATCTTTAACGAAGTTTAATGGTTGTAGCTGTTGGAACAGGAGTTTGTGGTTTTGCATTGAATTTATTCACGGACGCCGCAGGTAACTCTGGCAATGGCGCATTTTTTAATGGCAGCTGGTCGGCAGAGAAATGGCCAGATACTTGGTTTAATAAtgacattgttaaaaaatatAGTATTGTTGGAACGGTTTCCTGTTTTAGTTACTATGGTAATTTGGAGATCTTAATTTTCTGGAAATAAATTTTTATTACAATAAAGGTGTGGTTTTCGCCATCAATATTTTGTCCTCCAGATCTGATACTGCTGTgtaattgttaaaggggttttctgggttttttttgtgtttttttttaaatgtctgttagtgctactaatgggttaataagtacacctatatacctttagcagtgtttggagtgatttctgggtgtctctggttgcggatgtatcctctgcatttgtttacatggtgttagcttcctgtgtAGATTTTACATTAGTTtcctctcactctgttacactccccctccctgtctccctagccttGCAATCCCGCCCACcctcccctgtctccctagccttGCAATCCCGCCCACcctcccctgtctccctagccttGCAATCCCGCCCACcctcccctgtctccctagccttGCAATCCCGCCCACcctcccctgtctccctagccttGCAATCCCGCCCACcctcccctgtctccctagccttGCAATCCCGCCCACcctcccctgtctccctagccttGCAATCCCGCCCACcctcccctgtctccctagccttGCAATCCCGCCCACcctcccctgtctccctagccttGCAATCCCGCCCACCCTCCCGTCTCCCTAGCCTTGCAAATCCCGCCCACcctcccctgtctccctagccttGCAAATCCCGCCCACCCTCCCGTCTCCCTAGCCTTGCAATTCCGCCCACCCTCCCGTCTCCCTAGCCTTGCAATCCCGCCCACCCTCCCGTCTCCCTAGCCTTGCAATCCCGCCCACCCTCTCGTCTCCCTAGCCTTGCAATCCCGCCCACCCTCTCGTCTCCCTAGCCTTGCAATACCACCCACCCACCCTACCGTCTCCCTAGCTTTGCAATCCCGACCACCCTCCCGTCTCCCTAGCCTTGCAATCCCGCCCACcctcccctgtctccctagccttGCAATCCCGCCCACCCTCCCGTCTCCCTAGCCTTGCAATCCCGCCCACCCTCCCGTCTCCCTAGCCTTGCAATACCACCCACCCTCCCGTCTCCCTAGCCTTGCAATCCCGCCCACCCTCCCCTGTCTTCCTAGCCTTGCAATCCCACCCACCCACcctcccctgtctccctagcctcGCAATCCCGCCCATTACGAGCTCCtcatcaaaaatatatatatataaaagtatatataaaaatagaaatgcTAACCAGAGGTTGTTTTAGGTTTAGAGCAGGATACTTTCTTGAAAATGATGGTCACAGCACATTGGAGCAAATTTATTAAAGTTACAACACTAGTTTTTTGGCTCAAAAGTTGTGTATTTTTGGCACATAGTTCTTTAGAGCAAAAATGCACCACTTTGTCCATTTTCCACCCTTCTCACCAGTTCTGATAAAAGTGGATGGAGTAGcctgacagatttactataaagTGTCAGAAATCTGGCAtgggttatacctgaaatctacgccagtccaGCAGTTGTAAATCTCAATTCTGGCACTCAGGACCCCCAcggtgtgccagaattattaagaggctggagcCACCAATGCTTACAGTATTAAGAtcggtcttaataaattcccttcaTTGTATGGATTATACAGTACACCAACTATAAATGAATGTGGGGTTTAGTGCCCCCCTTGGGGGAGGGCCCTATGTACTCACGTTTTACTTCTTGGTCAAGAAGCAGCAACAGAACATGGACATGAATCTAAAAAACAAGAGACGCCTTCTGGTGTTAGAAGAACCACAACCAAAATTGTCATAAATAAAAGTCCTCGGGCTGGAGGAGTCTGTATAGTATAGATGTAAAGCTGGGCTCCAAATGGCTGTGGATATGGGAATCAAGTAAATATATATTACCAACCACCCCAATTTTTAAGCTTTTCCCATTTTCAGGTAAAGCTGAGCCACCCCCAAATATAACAGATCTACTTCCTGATGTATCCCAAAGACAAGAACATAAGGCTCCGACCATAACTACTTCTCGTAGAGATTTCTGATAACTTCAATAAGGTTCGAGGAAGGACAATGTATAAGATCAGAATGTTCTTCAGGATCCGCCTTGTACTTACCTTGATGGTTGTTCATCGTCAGATATACAGCTGCTGCTTGGTGAAAAGAGAACCAATTAGTCATAAGGGAAATATCCAAGTACAGAAGAAAAGACATAGAGAGAGGTTTACGAGGACCAGCGTCAATGCCGATCTTCAAATCTGGATCCATATATCATCCATGATAAACACTGAGAGCATACGGACgtcaaaaacagacatgtgaatgaggCATTACATTGTGACAACGATGTCTACTCTGAGTGATTCACAAGAAGGGAGATGAGCGGGCCCCAAGAGAAAAGGAGTTTGGTAGTAATAAGATATATCACTCACAGGTTATCTACCAGCCATTCATACCAGGGCTTTGGTTTACTAAAAATAAGAGGAAAAAACAAAGACCATAAGACATGAGGAGCCCCCCAAAAAGCATCAGACCCCATCCGAGGTGGATCTTGGACTTACTCTGTCTTGTCCTGTGTTTGGTCTTCAGTTTTCTCACGGTCAGACACACAATAGAAAATATCACATTAGAGAAAATggataaggagtagagatgagcgagtagtactcgatcgagtaggtattcgatggaatactacggtattcgatatactcgtactcgatcgagtaccactctctgttcgattgtaaaagttcgatgcagaaccagcattgattggccgaatgctatacagttggccaatcaacgctgggtcttcccctacctttagaagtcttctccgcgcagcttccccgcagcgtcttccggctcttcattcactctgccaggcatcgggcctgggcagagccgacttcgcttgtctgcttgtagtgcgggcatgtgcagtcggctctgcccaggcccgatgcctggcagagtgaattcagagccggaagacgccgcggggacactacaaggagaagactgctcggaggatccagcccgaccctcactcgtggacttggtaagtataatttgatcgaacgttgcctacccctgaaatgagcattttctccccatagactataatagggttcaatatttgattcgagtagtcgaatattgaggggctactcgaaacgaatatcgaacctcggacatttgaCTGTTGACTGGAGATTGGGCCCAGGAATCAACATTGGACACTACCAGGAAGCCCTGAAGAGGTGTGGGAAGATGGGTATGACTGTTCATTATTTCTCCgcacctccactgggcctcctattatactctggaatctaaAATTGTGGGTTTGGTCAAACGTAAAATTTACAGAAAATTCATTAGGAACCCGTTTCATTCCTCTCTAGTAATTACCTCTTTTATCAATCCACTTACATCAGAACTCGCTTTTCTTCCACCTTCtccattttttcatctttttccaCCACCACCTCCATTatttcatcctcatcctcctcttcatcttcttcactaTTTTAGGCATAACAAAGAACAGCTCAGACATAAATCTAGAAATATcgaagcagatttactaatatttacTAATATTATGGGCGT contains:
- the HINFP gene encoding histone H4 transcription factor gives rise to the protein MADSGMTGRGVKRSVNVLLQCEWGSCTYVASKMEEFCAHVSDHLGARHLGPGEESMDCEDEFCCLWQACGFFTLESQVELFRHVYFHCYHTKLKQLGLQALQSQPDLIPCQLDTQSRNIIPELQESFICMWDQCESSFDNAEWYYRHVDSHGLSTEYEVAGKENRVLMCGWKDCDCSCKSRCKLREHLRSHTQEKVVSCPNCGGMFSNNTKFYDHLRRQTSLDQHRFQCTHCSKRFATERLLRDHMRNHVNHYKCPLCDMTCPLPSTLRTHIRFRHSDERPYKCQHCDYSCKNLVDLRKHLDTHSKLPAYCCEYEDCSFSARSLCSVKAHYRKVHEGDSAPRYKCHVCEKCFTRGNNLTVHLRKKHHFKWPSGHPRFRYKEHDDGFLRLQLVRYESVELTEQLMKEREKQGVPLDDTPTCLVLSQSSSSGSDGADYERTVVDKDYRLLSE